Genomic segment of Benincasa hispida cultivar B227 chromosome 1, ASM972705v1, whole genome shotgun sequence:
ACTCCCTAACTCCCACTATTTATAACCACTCCTCAagtaattaaaatgtttaattacaAGTCTAGTCTCTAAGCTTTTAagtttgtgtctatttgatccATGAACTAAGTGTTTAATAGGTCTATGAACTCTTAGTTTTAGCTTTGTTTATTTGGTTCTTGaactttaattttgtgtctaataggccTTTGACATGTATcagttaatttttcaattttttaaaaaatatgttagGAATCTACTAggcacaaaattaaaaaataacttgttaggtatttttaaagtttagggacctTTTAGACATTTTTTGAAGTTCATTGATCTTTTTGGCACAAACTTGAAAGCTTAAGAATAagaactaaacttgtaatttaacctaactACAATTATGCCGCAGTTAAGATTACTACTCGAACATAACTTTAGATCCTGCCTTTATTGGTCACTTTTGTAGTACTGGAAATAGGTATTTGAAAGAACTGTTGTTTATTTTGCCATCATTGCAGGGAGTTTCGTTGTAGTTGATGAAAGTGGAAAGAAGAATGCTCTTGAATCTGGAAGCAAGGTGGCATGCATTGTTTCTCGAGTTCTATATTTTGAACAAGTTCGCGAGCTTCAAAAATCCCCAGAATGGTATGTTACATTATATCAAATTCAACCTATTCATTAAAATGGATTAGGCAATGTTTGGTAAATTTTTGCCAAATCTATTGATTGATCAAACTAATACCAGGGTCTCGCTTATGATCTAACAGATGTCCCTGTACAAACATTTCGAagcatgaaaataaaaataactttggCTTTAACTATTATAGAAAAGGTGAAAATGACCAGATATATATGCAacacttttattttaattgtatcTTGCACGAGAAAGGTTGCTCGTTGGTATCGCTGTTCCTGGTACATATGTcaatgttttgttttgttttcgtGTTTATTTGCTTTTTTCCCTTCCTCCATACCACAGTTTCACCTTAACACTTTTCTGTACGACAttgtctattttgtttttttttttttttaaattgttggATTCTGGACTGATTGTTAGATTGAAAGTTTGTAAGCCCCTAGTTAGGAATATATTGAGATAATTAGTGGAATATTAGTATGGGTATTAGAAGGGGCAAATTAGTAAATAGATAGTAAGTTGGttaaaactttttattataaataggAGTGCGGTTGAGTGGTGGGTGTGGAGAATTTGGTGGGATTTCCTTCGGGAGATATTGGGAGAGAGTAACCCTCTTAAAAGGTTATGTTatattgtaatttcttcatTGATATTGCAATATAAGTCTATCTTTTAATGTTCTTTATTTGTTCTTTGTGTTTTTGCGTGTTCTTGTTAGGAGAGATCCTAACAAAGTCTTAGGCAAAAAAATGTTCGGGCAACCTCCATGATGAGCAGCGTAAAATGAGCTTAGTTACGCATAGTTCATGTTGGTCCTAACCTAGCTAGGGCCACCTATAAGAGTAAGctgaaactaaaaataaacCTACCACTTCAAGCCATCTAAGGTTAATCATGTTAATAGTaaaattagtgaaaataagTTCAATTCATGGTGGTCATCTATGTAGAATTTAATATCTTATGAACTACCTTGACAATTAAAATTGTAGTAGAGTTAAATTGTTTCATGAGAATAGTTAAAGTGCACACAAGTTGATCGAGATATACACGGAtatcaagaaaagaaaaaaacccgTTAAATCGATTTGGACATCTTTGTTCGAAGATTTGGTTTCCTAAaccataaaacaataaaaaatgttTGATCGGTTTGCTTTGGATATCCGTAGCCCGTGGGGAACCGATCTGTGAATGGGGGTGAAAAATTCCCACGGGGGATGGGGGAGTGTTTTCCTGAaccctagattttttttaaactggTAGGTTAAACTCATGTCTTGCTTGACTGATCCCTTTACCTCCCTACTTTCTATGAATCTCTATTGCAGGCCAGAAATCTTTAAGAATCCAATTGTTGGAGATCGAAATGAATATAATCGACCAGAAGAGGATGAGGTCACTGAGGGCGACTCGAGTGACGATGATGGCCTTCCCCTTTAGAAGCCAACACAAACAGAGCTAAACCATTAATATTACAACCAGATGAAGAATCAGAGTCTGATTCAGATTCTTAACttgtatattaattttaagTCCATACTTGTTGATCTAGTactataaatattcattttgatcatttgtccttcaattttaattttttaattaacaaaaatttCTGACTACCTATTTTTAAATCTGATATAATATGTAATCTATGCAGTTTAGAATATCGAATACAGAAAATAGTCAATGAAtatgtttctatttttaaaaaacagaaaTAAACAAGCCCAATGCAATTTTTTTCAGTAACTCTGTTAATGATTAAACAGAAAGAAATAGAGAATAATTTGAAGctctttttaaagttaaaattgaGGGCATGATTTGTAATTTACATTTCGTTTTTGGCGAAAAGTCAATTTGTACtataaatttttgttatatcaatttaaatgctattttatttattattattattttatattttataaataaatcaatttagataTCTTTATGTATAACTATTTGAACATAAATAAACTTTAAATAACCTCAATAAATTATCTTTCTTTCAAAGTCAACCAAGTAGCAATAAACTTATcatgtttatataatatatttttaaataactaGCAAACTTTCTTTTTCGGTAGATGCAAAAACGGGTTCTTTGTACGGATGACCTCAATTTAGaagctcaaatgaaaaatgacCGTTGggtgaaaaagaaatgaaaagtgGCATTTTACTTGTATCATCCACGTGTGATTTTAACGTTTCGCCCTTGAAATGTGCGAATGAGAGAAGAGAGGGAAAGAG
This window contains:
- the LOC120071522 gene encoding LOW QUALITY PROTEIN: probable RNA-binding protein EIF1AD (The sequence of the model RefSeq protein was modified relative to this genomic sequence to represent the inferred CDS: inserted 1 base in 1 codon), which produces MKGGRKNLQRASEQHIASLDDGHSIMQVVSIRGSNLIEVMDGQGEKSLALFPAKFQKSMWIKRGSFVVVDESGKKNALESGSKVACIVSRVLYFEQVRELQKSPEWPEIFKNPIVGDRNEYNRPEEDEVTEGDSSDDDGLXPLEANTNRAKPLILQPDEESESDSDS